A region of the Culex quinquefasciatus strain JHB chromosome 1, VPISU_Cqui_1.0_pri_paternal, whole genome shotgun sequence genome:
AATGCGTCCTTCAAGTCGATCGACGAGATGTACCTGCAGCCGCCCAGGTTGTTGATGATGTTGGCGATCTGCGGAATCGGGTGCCCTTCGTTCTGCATGATCGAGTTCAGGTAGCGCGCGTCCAGACACACTCTATACTGGCCCGTTTTCTTCTTCACCGCCACCAGCGGGTTGTTCCAGGGACTGAACATTGCTTCTTCGATCACGTCCAGCGCGAGCATCCGGTCGACCTCCTTGTTGACCTCATCCAGCACGTACTTCGACATGACGTAGACCCTCTGCTTCTTCGGTTTCGCCTCTCCAATGTCAATTCGGTGCACGTACTTCGTTGTGCGTCCGATCATGCCTTCCCGGCTACACGGAAACTTCACGATCGCCTTGTCCAGCTGCCACTGTTCCTGCTTGTTGAGTTCTCGCATGGGTTCCGGATCCGGTTCGGTTTCGATCGGTTTTGTCGTGATCGAACAGCAGATTGCTTTGACTCCGAAGGCTTCCCAAAAGTTCATGCCGAGAATCAAAGAGTTTGGTAGCGAAGGGATCAGCAGAACTGGAATCGTTTCGTGTCTTCCGTTGTACGCTATTGGTAGGTTCGCAAACTCCTCGATCTCGTGGTTCGTTCCGTCCGCTGTTTGGATGCCGCCCTTGAGTGTTCCTCTCTTCAGCTGCAGTTCGTCTACGATGTCCACCCAAGCTCCTCCGAGAAGCGAACAGTTCGCTCCGCTGTCCAGCAGACCGGTGATCTCTTTGCCCAATATGTTGATCGTCGCGTGTGGACGGTTTTCGCTTCCGGTGTTGATGATAATTGAGTTGATATGTTGGAGTTCAGGATAATTCGAGGGATTGTAGAATTGACGCGAGGAGGTTGAACCCTCTGCTACTGGCTCCCCGCTTGACCGTTTCCCTGTTCTGCGTAGCACTCCGGACAGTTTCTGAGCGTGTATCCTTTGCGGCCGCATCTGTAGCAGAAGAACACGGCTTGCGCTTTGTCACAATCAGTGAAACGGTGTCCCTCTTCGTCGCAATTCCAACACAACAACGTGCCTTGTCTTTGTTCCGCCCTTGGTCTTGTCGCTACTTGTTCTGGACTACGCTGGTTGACTCGCGGTTGCGCGGACTCGCTTTGCTGATGGTTGTTTCTTGCCCCCATCGGCTGCTGTTCTTCTGCTACCGGATGTTGTTGATGGGATTGCCAACGCTGTCCTGCATAGTTTCCTCCTCTTCTGTACTGTTCGTTGCTGCGTTTCTGAAACTGTGTACGGATCGCACAAATCTGCTGCGTCAGTTGTTCTATCTGTTCCGTCCAATCGTCCTCGTCCAGGTTGTCCCGCTGGTCCGCGCTTGCCGCGTCGTATCTCCCTCGCCTGTCCTGGTTCTCTTCCCGACTGTCGATCGCATTCACCCTGCCGCCAAACCTCTGCCATCCTGCGTTGTTTGCTTGTGAGCGCTGCGAACCGCTGGGTGTGGCCAGATTTGGCTCGAGAAGCGAACTGTGCGGGATTGGCGTTCGACGCTGGTGTGTGAGAAGCGTACGCGTGTCGTCATAGGCGTTGCAAACTTCGACCATGTCTTGGATTGTCTGCGGTCTTGCCGACGCCAGGATGGTTGCGTACTCTGGGTTCATGTTCTTTTTCAGTATGAAAAACTTGTCCTCCTGTGACATCGGCGGTTGCACGAAGCGGAAGAGCGCAGAGATATCCCGATAGTACTTCTGGAACTTTTCGTTTGCGCCTTGGTATCTCGACGATGCTTCTTCGCGCAGCAGCTGGCCGTGATGGCTCGACAGGTACTCTTGCCGGATCATCAGCTTAAAGTTCTCCCAGGTGTCCAATTCTCCTTCGTTGAGCGCACGGCTGTACCAGTCCAGAGCGTCGTCCTGCAGCAGGTGCTTGATCGCCCGCAGCAACATCGCGTTATTGACTCCCTCCGAGAGAGCGAATGATTCTACTCGATCCAGGAACGTGTTCAGGTTGGTGGAATCTTTAGTTCCACGGAACTTGAATGGCCAGTTGTGGATTGCCTTCGGAATTCGCGCGCCTTCGGCTGGTTGACGTTCGCGGCGAAGCAGATCACACAGTACCCGATCCCTCAGTTCGTTGTATTCTGCGTCATCGTTCCCCAGCCGTGGCGGTGGAGTAATGTCTCGTCCTAGGTTCGGTGGAAGTGGCTGAGGGTTGCGCTGATGATGATTCGGGTTGAAAATTGGCCGCCCTCGCCCTCGACCTAGCAAATGCGGCCTTGGATCGACCGGTAAGCCTTGTCCTCCACGTGCTTGTGCTGCTGCGTTGCTGGCTTGCGCCGAAGCTTGACCCGACAGAAGTAGCAGATCATTCACGCTTTGGTCCGATGTCCTTTTCGGGATGGCTCCGGTTGATGCTCCTCGCGCGCTTGCAGAACTTCCTCTCTCCATGCCCGACGAATCGCCCCCAGCTGCACCTGCTAGCGATAGCTGATTGTTTTGCTGAGCGCTATCGCTGCTGACAGCTGTGCTGTTGTGCGCCGGCGCTGTGGAGTTTGAAACCGAACTGACACTGTACTGATTTGTTGACTGGTTGGCTGGGTAAAGAATTCGGAAAACCTGCCGTTTCGTACGCGTTATCGTGTCTCGCACTCCTGTCCACTCTTCTCGCATGTCCGCGGACGGCGGCGAAACCAGGGTGAGCCGATTGTAGTAATGGTTCAAGCGCGACACGATTGGTTCGAGGAAAGCGATATTGTTCCGTTCTATTCCGGTGATAATTTGGGGCAACAAACGATTGATCCGCGATTGACAGATTTTAATCTCCGACGAACCATCCACTACGTGAGACGAGGATGCGTAAATTCTCCCCGATTTCAAATCAGCTTGCATAACTTTCTCTAGTGTCGTACACTTAATTCTGTGCGTCATCGGCCCAAGGCCTGCTACACCACGAAGCTCTAACTCAAAGTTGAGTTCTTCATTGCTCAGATCAATGGGATTAACCTCCATCATCTTCGCTGAACTCTCAAAAGGTCTTCAAAAgcaaaattatcccaaacaaCAAGAACTTTAAAACataactttaatttttgccACAAATGGTTTACAAAATAGCTACAACATGAATCGGTACGGCATCAGAAAAACTCACCACGACGGGCttacaaaaatctcaaaaatacaaCATAAATTTGGTTCGAATTTAGTTGGGCGCCATTTGTAATCGCACATTCCGGCTAGCTCAATAAAATACCCAACATAGCAAACATTTTGGCTCACATGCTTGTATTTACCGTACCAACACCCCACGTTGCCCCTCGGGCTTCATGTTCTTTACCGTAGCCTAAACTTTCCTAGCAAGCCTTGACTTTCTCTTAATATCTAAGCGCGAGACATGCGCGGTTTTCTTCTTACCAGTGGCGCCACTGTTCTTCCTACCCCCTTCGCGTGCTGCTCAGCCCGCTCATCCAGCTGTGTTCTTCCGCCACCGCCCTTGGCGATGCTGCTCCTCGGCGCACGTCGCCGTTCTTCAAATCCGGCTCGCTGGCACACGACTTCTCCGAGCCGATGTGATGAATGTCTTCCACTCGCCGCTCCGCCGAAACGCCGTAGGCTGGCGTTCGACAGTGATTTCGGCCGATGTCCGCTCGCCCAGCCGATCCGCCGCTGGTCACAGTGTCCGACGGCGATGCTGGTCGATTGCCACTTGCTCCGTGCGATGCTGCGCCCGTCGAGCGAAAACTCCACACAAAAGGCCCTGCAGAAACCAACATTAGTATCCCGTTCAAGATGGCGTCTTTGGCGTGGCACTCACCCTTTTTGGGGCCTTTTTTGCGTCTTCTTCCGCGCGGATTCCGTTCGGGCCGAGCCCGATGATGTGGGAGTGGTGAGCTGCCGATGCCGGTGTATCTGGATGGGAAAGCGAAACATCAGCAATCGCCTCTTTCGGGCAAACATGAGTGCTTTTACCTTCTGGCGGCTGCGCCTGCTTTTAATCGCACCTCTGGGCTTCTCTTGCGTTCCGTGTCTGCTGCCGGAATCGCGCTGATCTGGGGGAGGAGATGTGGCGTGAGTTTTGGCCGGAAACAAGCAGCCGCTTGGTTACCTGTGGTTCTTCGTTGCGATTCGGGTCTTCCTGCGCGCGTGCTCGTCGTGCCACTGGTGTTTCGCACCGTCGAGCGTCTTTCTTTCCCGCCGGTCTTTGTTCCGTCCGTGGCCAAATCTGGGGAGTTTCTTAAGTTAGAACCGTGGCGATATGGCTTCTTCCGCACTTACTTGTCAGCTTGTTCTTCGATGCGGGATCCGTTTGCCGTGACCTTGCTGGTTGGCCAACACGCCGGAATTACCGCGGCAGCAGGATGTTGTGGCTTTTCGTGTGGAGTTTTTCTGGAAGCGAATCCTATTTGGCCGGCCCAATCTGCGGCTCAACGAAGCCGACGTCGTGAAGTCGCGATGTCCGGGGTGCGGGAACGGATATTATCCCCGGCGGCGGGTTTCTCTCCGCTCACGCGGTTTCGACGACCGGACAGATTCGCCGTCCACGCGGTAAACCGATCGACACACAGCGTGGAGCTTCTCCACCACACGTCTTGTTCGTTCACTGGCAGCCACAGACTATTTTTTCGCAGCAAGCGGAAGTGATTGCGCATGATAGTGTTGGTGCGCAGTTCAAGCAAATTATTGTTTTCAAGCGAGCGTTAGCAGCGTTTGCGAGCGAACGGGGggttttttgtttacatatcTACACGGTAGCTCACATTTACAGAAAACGGACTTATTTTCTAGGCCTACGCAATAGTatttactgtttcttatgtaaactcactcaatgttatgtttaaatatgatgtaaagagtaaaaagtcatggaaattactccaatgtaaatctaaatcttatgtaaatcatgaatctaatggaaacgttgagcatggaaactcaaatctgatgaatttctacccgtgttcggcttcctgtaaattcctatttaatgtaaatcatatatccaatgtagttctgccaaacgttgacttcaaaactacccgaactaaaaatagttatatttggttctctttctatcgctctcatacttcgcaggcccactgcctgagccttgccctgaacaagttgatgctttagtcgctcgtttataaaatgcgaagatggctcagtcggcaaagggtagcagcagtaacaccgaacattctacccgtcgtccgttcgattccagtccagcgttattccacttggccgtcgacgagaaagcgtcccctacctgtgaaacaactttttaaaatcattatttccttttgctgcccgcttcactcattttaaagtagaacataggccacacccttttcctactgcaatccaagtcgagcttctcattcccattggccaatcagaattagttgatttgaactaatgtaaattccaaaactaatgtaaatttttaatactaatgtaaatttccaatgaatctaatgtaaacttccaatgaacctaatgttaatatacatcatttatcatgataccttttggtacatgataaataatgtaaatttacagaaatatttttttctgtgtagcaacACACATAATAAAATCTTGATAGTTTTGAACAAGGTAACTCTAAGgatgaaaagttttttcaacTACTTTTTGAAAACCATATGTATTTAAAGAAGTTCTAATCAAGACTGAAAGGCTTTGATAAAGGGGTAGGACGAAGAACACTAGAACGAaaacaatttgataaaatacctCGTTTAGTAAcgataaattgcaaaataacatGATGTATATCCACTTTGACACAATAATGATACTGCACAGCACCAGAAAATGCATCAATTGCAAAGCAAACGAATTTCTGGTTCGGTGAAATATTCCGATTTCTCTCAATTCTATCACAATTAATACACGATACAAATcaccaattaaaaaatattttattattatcaaCACATAGTTATTAAGTCATTTGTAATTCTAAAACATTAACCGAAAATTCACTAGTAATTATGCCCGGAagcgtttttcgaaaaatcaacttGCCTCTTAATGTATATCACTGCGCTGTTCACGTACAACTGAATATGTCAAAGTGAAAGTACAAATCTAACAAGATTGATAAGATGTTTACAGAAAACTTAACAGATTTAAAGCAGCATTTGTTAAGTTAATCAAGCTGCATCATGAATTCTTCAGGCGtacttaaagtttaaagttgaaAGCCTAATTAAAACTTCTAAACAAAATTCTTTATGATATCTTGAAGAActctttaaaatatgtttaagttTATGGAATGGTAAAACCAGTTGGATTTGCTGAAAGATGTAACAAAACTTtattgaatttgataaaactattataaaaatgcttaagaatCAATCAGTCTTGCTACTTGGGTTGCCTTGGCGATcgcgattacgagattcctactcgaaactaggtgttcggaggcttgattgttgaggcaatcgcaaacctctttttacacctaagcttccatccaccccgggattcgaactgacgacctttggattgtgagtccaactgcctaccagcgactccaccgaggcaggacccagggagacgactcctgcaccaggactgagctaacgacctaaccttttaggttagaccggggccaacatttacttccccgtccgacgaaaggcgtggtcagacaaatctcgtctcgaaatatgccaccgggaccgtctgagatcgaacccaagccgactgggtgagaggcaaccacgcttacccctgcaCCATGGTTCTCTGCCCcttttaaccgatttggctcaaaaatgACACAGTTAGACCGTTGCAATCTATGCCAAAATcgagggaagggggggggggaataaatataaaaatataaataacaatCCATTTTCCATTTTAgcatttgaataaaaacaaatgtttaaaaatgcattttactcctgaccagatgttttgcaatttttagtttttccgaTGGTTTTGgaagaaattgaaataaaaaaactaacttatccaccaacaataggtcggatggtggatccggacatagtttacatacatttaagtgagatccggcttcaaaaaagtacatcaatatcacttaaggggccatatctcgaggcagggttgccagatcttcaatgttttggactcattggaaaggtcttttgataatctaaccaacgatgggtcggatgatggacccggacacagttttcatacatttaagagagatccggcttcaaaaaagtatatcaatatcacttaagtggccatatctcgagacagggttgccagatcttcaatgttttgtactcgttggaaaggttttttgataacctaaccaacgatgggtcggatgatggacccggacatagtttacatacagttaagtgagatacaaatatatgtgaaaacacatttttatacacaaCTTTTGAActgcttatcgaaacttcaatctgtataaagctcgatctatgggaccctaaaccaagtcgaatgcaacaagttcgggtcaaatcggttcagccagtgccgagaaacatgagctagtttgttggtcacatacatacatactaggatgtaacaaaatcacacttttttgtgggcatttcaggggatgatcccctaggtgtactgagtcagaatccctaatatgagctcgattggttgcgacaggacctggcgctccggctttaaagtttaaatgggatttaacccgtaaaatcggtgcgttttggtttttgccatttttgagtccttcaacgatttttggatttttcaaaaacctcatgagcttatagtttgaGTTTCAgggcacaactttgccgaagactgcgaagagatttgataattagtactgcttgtacaatgatttgaaaataaaaaaaactttttgccattaatttgtttgattaGTATTGGCAACACTTTCTTTGAACGCGCGCATccacccactgagaattttggctcgagcctcgactcgattcaggctcgatctcgagccagatcgactcgaggctcgagccaaaattctcagtgggcagGGCCAGGCGTCGTAACTATAGCAGCGAGAAAACATCCAGCGTACAACGATCAAAGTTTGACACATGGAAAGAAAATGCTTTATTTGGATGTTGTGCTTATGTTTTCGATGGTGCCAGAGGATTTTATCACCGGTGCTGTTCTTTTAATCTGTCGTAGATTCCGATATTCTATTTGGCAGTGACTCGCAGGATTTAGTTCTAAGCCCACCTGGTCCTGTCATTAACCCGTGTGGATCTTTTTTGTCACGACCAGTTGTGGTGCTGGGGGGCATGTTAGCGAACCTATGCTCGAGCATAGTACAATTGGTGTTTAATGAATTCGCAAAATATCTAGCCAGAGAACTCTGCTGTATGAAAATAGTATTTACTAATGTTGTCAATGCAgtatattaatttatttatgacTGATTTTATTGCCAAATTACAATAACTCTTTGATTGATTACAAAGCGAGTGGAAACTCTCACTAAAATGCGAGTCACTCGGAATATCTTCCGGAATACGGAATATTCAAAATACACACAACATCCGTGCGTTATAAAGCGCTTTCAAGACAGCCGCGTTAGGTGGCACTCGAGCAAGGTTTAGAATCGGTTCTGCCTGGGCATCCAACTGAACCCTGAGAATCAACTGGAGATCTGCTTGCAGTTTCATAAGAACTTTCGTTCTCAACAATcacaacaataaaaacaaaaacacgacGCTGGACAAATACATGCCGACGCGTCGCGACGTACCGTAGCATGCGTTGCATAGTTTGccgaaagagcgcatcaaaagcgagtgttgccagaacatgttttacgttatcagaaaaacaagagaaaagatTTTGTAAATTCTGTACCATTTTTCAGAGCGGTCAAATCTCTtcgcagtcttcggcaaagttgtaccctggaacacaaactataagctcatgaggttttttgaaaaatccaaaaatcgttgaaggactcaaagatggcaaaaaccaaaacgcaccgattttacgggttaaatcccgtttaaactttaaagccggagcgccaggttctgtcgcaaccaatcgagctcatatttgggattctgactcagtacacctaggggatcatcccctgaaatgcccgcaaaaaaagtgtggttttgttacatcctaatacatacacacacacatacacacacacatacacacacacatacacacagacatttgttcagttttcgattctgagtcgatatgtatacatgaaggtgggtctatgacgtttttatacgaagttcatttttagagcgggattatagccttacctcagtgaggaaggcaaaaatctttCGACTTTTATCATCAAAGACGAAATCATAAACACGTAAAGTTATCAGGATTCTATTAGTAATTCATACGCGACTTTGCCTGACACTTTTGCGGTGACGTGACGAATGGAAGCAACTGCCTCCATCACACCATCATCAACCTGCGGTCTTGACTATTTACCAACACAAATTTATGAATATCGCGACCATTTTATCGTCCAACTCGAGACTGGCAGACACTTCCTTCATCGTGTGCCTTGGCTTATCAACTGATTTATACGTTCAAATAAGCTTACAAATTGTTTACTGTTTCGGTattttttactcattttgaatATCAGAGGATCCTTCATATATTTTCAATCAAACCTTTTAAATGCAATCAAATGTGTCCAAGGGTTACAATCCCCAAGTTCTAGGTCCAAGCAGGCGTGTAGCCAAACACTTTGCGCGACTAGGGTACAGCGTTATGCCGCGACAGCATCATCACCATAGTTCTGGTGGTGGACGCACAGCAGCAGGCGGCGATGGCAAACTATTCGCGATGACAACGCCGAGATAGCGGAAATTAGTCGAGGATTTATAGCCAGCCTGCCCACATGAAAGCGTTTCTCTTGAAGGCTCGACGCAAATTTCACTAAACTGCACCGCGGAATGACAATGTGGGTGCGAGCAAGTGGAGCTGGCGATCTTGTCGCAGAAATCAGTGCTGCAAGCTCAGCTGCGTGATTATGGTTGAGGGACTAAACAGAAAGAATACGCAGGAAGAAGCCTACTGCGAATGAATAATTTTGTCCACCGGAGAGAAAACAACTCGTTGACGTTTTCTGCTCATGCCACAAATTGCAATTTTGTTTGGTTGTGAAAAGGACTTAACCTCAAACATTAGTCCCGGAAAAGACTaaaagttttcatcaaaattaacatttgcagtACGCCATTAAATTACAATGAAATTAATCATAATAAACCTGAAGCAACCAAGCCTATTTCGTAAATTTTACCGCAGAACTTTGCGGTTCTTTGCGgtctaaaatttaaactgaGTTTTATAACTAAGACAAGAGATCACCAGGCGAATCTTTCAAGGTTGTCCAAAATAACATTTTAGTACAATTCGGCACAAATATACATGCGACAAACCAAAACAATGGCCTCTGAAGACACGGGATAATCAGCTTTTGCCGATCCAAGTGTGCACTGCTGAGCACGGTGCCTTTTCACCATCCAAtccggactgctgctgctgctgtgtttGCTGTTCCATATTACAAGTGTAATTACGGGCTTAGGAAGCCATGTGCGAGCGTTCGTTATAGTCCACGGCTTACTACGAGGTTAGTCGCGACCCCTTTTTTTCCGCCCGGTAGTTTATAGCAACACAACACAATGTGGCAAGGATTAAACACAGTATTTGTGTTTGTTCGTTTTTGTGTGACATAAATTGCACCTGTCTCTGACGCCCAACGGCGACGTCGGCGTCGATTCCAACAGGCCAATGGGAAGCCCCCAACCGGGAGAGGGTGGAACTTTGCTCTAATCCTGTTCGGTGAATTCGCTTGAAGCGACGACCAtgttttgttgttcttgttgagGTGCGCAGATAAAGGGCTCCATTCATGAATGAAAGCTGACGGATTAGTGGCGAATTCGCCACGATGCCGATTAGTTCCTCTTCGTGGTACACGGCTAGACTTTGAGTCGATTAAGTGTCGCTGAACCGGGTAGTGTGTGCTGTTGAGAAGGGGATTTACGTTGGTGACCGATTTGGCTGGACTTACACAATGATCTCATTAAGCGGAGGTGAGCTTTTATTTCAATCAAGTATTAAGAGATTGGAGGCATCGAGCCAGAACTGTAATTCATACTCACCAAAGGATTTAATCAGCATTTAGCGGAAAATGGGGTGAAATTCACTGCCTAGGGATAAATGTAAAATCgaaattgcgaaattgaaaaaaaaaatctgaaaatcgtCTGTATACTTTCCGAAAGTTTTGTCAAGATAAATCAAGCAACAGGAATTAGACGGTTTGAAAGCAAACTGTTGAAATCTCAACGCATTCTTCAGAAAAAATACAAGGCTTATTGACAGGTGCCACGCGTAGCATATCTCAACTGGATGATCCGTCTCTTTGACACTTTGCAGTCTATTTGacgccaaattttcaaatcatcacCAGACTTTGCcgcgagatatcgaaaaatgaacctGGAATTCGTAATCAAAAACCCATGCACAAAGTTACACGCAAATCGAGGAAGGGCAACTTTCTTATAACTGACGACAAAGGcccattttgaccaattttcccCTAATTTGATATCTTGGAGTTCCGTGGTTTTCCACAGTagaaatatattttgtttttcgtaGAAAATCAAGAGAAGTCGATGAAACTTTTATTGACGACAGTCCATGGCAAAGGCCTGTTTTTCCAgttctgccgttttacggcgatatgatgtatacgccattgagattcaattcaattcaattagtttttattagtaaataatcaattcacaatttcgtaattcttataacctaatagagttttggagtacctttcaactatgatttgtactatagttcattttgatgtaattggatattctaacaatggatttgccaacagaaggaaaaattattttaaaaaaaccttctaaatttgctaaggaaaaggatagagatagaaaagcttaaaactagatcacagtttgttttgtcttttgacgtcgaaaaacttcgctgcacaaggcagcttatccgttgtagatatacttcatcataagctcactcagagcttggaattgttctgccttgttccggcaggcacgaaagcgcttgagcatctctccagcaagagcgaaaaactcgggaagcgtgaagagatcatctccggtaacgtctgcttgtcgcggtgaagtaccgctcccagaagcggctactctagcgtacgaacctccccaaccgggagggaacgctgggttggtcgatggaaccgctccgccgccagctgctgcagcgttcgtgctcgaagtctttggaggttggcgggacgctggcgctttcttcttcttgtcctgctcctcgaggtactttttccgcgcggcacagccacggaaattcgccgtgtggtttccaccacagttcgcgcacttgacgcgcgctttgtgctgctgggcgttttcccccagctggtctttccgcggaagattgcacctttcggtgaagtgggtctcaccgcacttaacgcactggggtggaagattatagtttcttgaaccgtgtccgaatttttgacagcggtggcattgcgctgcgtcggtcggattcttcgtgtagaatcgccacgtcacgaagaagccgtccagtgctttgatctgccgtaggtcctggattttgaccgacccacgatcgaagtacaggaggtacaatgtgtacgtacctgtcaccgttgtcgatttcgagagcaccttgacctctcgaggcttaaccttgacgcccgacaggtgttcttccaggtcggagatcgggcggtccggatatccctgaaggacgatcttcactgggaccttctctgctgggtcaaatgtgaagaatttgaagtttcgcaacttcaacttcttcactaccaagtcgaaattctgttttttatgcgtaatcacttgcaccgaagttttactaattttaagacaatattggagtccctcaagcaactcgtcaacatcgttcgctaacgtatccaaaacaaaaattggaggtggtcgtcgttccttcggagagttacactttttctgctttcgtcatcgtcgtcgctagcactgctgctgtcactggcggtgttgttttcttctccactcagcatctcaaattcgttgctggtgggaacgttggaagtggttgttgtcgtagtgctggtggactgctgctgctgctgctggtcggaagtacttccggatgcccgggtcgattgtctcgtccgtactggggactcacgtggacggtatgacacgtgtaaaaaagaaggatcggtgacgtcaccgggcacgctcccgtgcgcgatggcggtcgatgcggcgttggtatgtttacctttctgcactctgccggtagatgaacttcgcgggttttcgaggccgcactcgaactgccacggccacggctggcccttggcatgctggagcagcaaactcgcgggtaaacactgttaattacggcgaaaaaatcgaaaagtttgaggagctccgaacagttgactgttgct
Encoded here:
- the LOC119769833 gene encoding uncharacterized protein LOC119769833 gives rise to the protein MMEVNPIDLSNEELNFELELRGVAGLGPMTHRIKCTTLEKVMQADLKSGRIYASSSHVVDGSSEIKICQSRINRLLPQIITGIERNNIAFLEPIVSRLNHYYNRLTLVSPPSADMREEWTGVRDTITRTKRQVFRILYPANQSTNQYSVSSVSNSTAPAHNSTAVSSDSAQQNNQLSLAGAAGGDSSGMERGSSASARGASTGAIPKRTSDQSVNDLLLLSGQASAQASNAAAQARGGQGLPVDPRPHLLGRGRGRPIFNPNHHQRNPQPLPPNLGRDITPPPRLGNDDAEYNELRDRVLCDLLRRERQPAEGARIPKAIHNWPFKFRGTKDSTNLNTFLDRVESFALSEGVNNAMLLRAIKHLLQDDALDWYSRALNEGELDTWENFKLMIRQEYLSSHHGQLLREEASSRYQGANEKFQKYYRDISALFRFVQPPMSQEDKFFILKKNMNPEYATILASARPQTIQDMVEVCNAYDDTRTLLTHQRRTPIPHSSLLEPNLATPSGSQRSQANNAGWQRFGGRVNAIDSREENQDRRGRYDAASADQRDNLDEDDWTEQIEQLTQQICAIRTQFQKRSNEQYRRGGNYAGQRWQSHQQHPVAEEQQPMGARNNHQQSESAQPRVNQRSPEQVATRPRAEQRQGTLLCWNCDEEGHRFTDCDKAQAVFFCYRCGRKGYTLRNCPECYAEQGNGQAGSHENRPHATINILGKEITGLLDSGANCSLLGGAWVDIVDELQLKRGTLKGGIQTADGTNHEIEEFANLPIAYNGRHETIPVLLIPSLPNSLILGMNFWEAFGVKAICCSITTKPIETEPDPEPMRELNKQEQWQLDKAIVKFPCSREGMIGRTTKYVHRIDIGEAKPKKQRVYVMSKYVLDEVNKEVDRMLALDVIEEAMFSPWNNPLVAVKKKTGQYRVCLDARYLNSIMQNEGHPIPQIANIINNLGGCRYISSIDLKDAFWQLPLEKESRPMTAFTVPGRGHFQFKVVPFGLCTASQALARLMTHLFADLEPHVFHYLDDVIICSRNFDEHLRLLNIVAERLRDANLTISPDKSKFCRSEMKYLGYVLNENGWKVDEGKVACIVKFPRPENRKDVQRFLGLCGWYRRFIANFSCIAVPLTELTKAKVKFKWTPAAEDEFVKLKSLLVSAPVLAMPDYSKPFNIACDASDTAIGAVLAQEIDGEEHPIAYFSQKLSASERNYSVTERECLAVIRAIEHFRGYVEGVRFTVYCDHSALTYLRSIKNPTALMCRWILRLNAFDFKIEYRKGSCNVVPDALSRIVASLVFAVKAMDDSWYKRMKQSVEKQPDKFPDFKVANGELYKNCRCKDELGNTVHKWKKAVPLGERADVISKFHDSVTGAHLGFQKTWQKLQNFYYWPKMQQDVGRYVRSCAVCKASKAPNTKMMPTMGKLKPARVPWELISIDFVGPLPRSKDGNTVLLVIVDWVTKPRIVLSDNGKQFVSAAFKSLLARHKIEHMTTAYYCPMVNNAERVNRVLVTCIRALLDEDHRSWDENLPSIVAAINSAKHEATGVSPHFANFGRDLILHTDLYKQQDLNAPHDPKLAQDLRLSNIKRIHEFVIQKIKNNHEKSKQRYNLRTRAVSFKVGELVWRKLFSLSSKADHVNQKLNPKYVPAIVKAVLGHNLYELEDISSGKRGRYHAKDLKSD
- the LOC119769838 gene encoding uncharacterized protein LOC119769838: MGSPTSDKDSDHPLVDRHHEDPEWVPTPKAAAARTPLDWSSATQREPALLRLSTRRDVTKIWPRTEQRPAGKKDARRCETPVARRARAQEDPNRNEEPQISAIPAADTERKRSPEVRLKAGAAARRYTGIGSSPLPHHRARPERNPRGRRRKKGPKKGPFVWSFRSTGAASHGASGNRPASPSDTVTSGGSAGRADIGRNHCRTPAYGVSAERRVEDIHHIGSEKSCASEPDLKNGDVRRGAASPRAVAEEHSWMSGLSSTRRG